A portion of the Flavobacterium magnum genome contains these proteins:
- a CDS encoding GNAT family N-acetyltransferase, producing MCEFVPVTKDNIGDILGMMSDFYAIDGYPIDLKKSASLFETFVADESLGKAWMVYSDTNVAGYVILTTTFSFEYGGKIGFIDELFVKDGFRSNGIGKAAVTFIKEQATKLGLRLLYLEVEQHNTKAQELYLKFGFSTHHRQLMQYKIK from the coding sequence ATGTGTGAATTTGTGCCTGTGACTAAAGACAACATCGGAGACATCCTGGGGATGATGTCCGACTTCTATGCAATTGACGGCTATCCTATTGACCTTAAAAAATCCGCGTCGCTTTTTGAAACCTTTGTCGCCGACGAAAGTCTCGGCAAGGCGTGGATGGTGTATTCTGACACGAATGTTGCGGGTTACGTGATCCTGACCACCACCTTCAGTTTCGAATACGGCGGGAAAATCGGCTTTATCGACGAACTGTTTGTAAAGGACGGTTTCCGCAGCAACGGAATCGGGAAAGCCGCTGTAACATTTATAAAGGAGCAGGCGACTAAACTCGGACTCCGATTGCTGTACCTCGAAGTCGAACAGCACAATACCAAAGCGCAGGAACTGTACCTGAAATTCGGTTTTTCGACACACCATCGGCAACTGATGCAATATAAAATCAAATAA
- a CDS encoding S46 family peptidase — translation MRFLKLILLFVVIQAKAQQGGMWIPSLLEGMNEKEMKNLGMKMSAADIYDVNHSSLKDAVPQFDGGCTSEVISPKGLLLTNHHCGFDAIQSHSSVEHDYLTDGFWAYKMEDELPNEGMVVMFIVRIEDVTKQILTGTENLSETEKQKKIQENMTSLSNSFPKESWQENKIRTFYEGNQYLLFVTETFKDIRLVGAPPSSIGKFGSDTDNWVWPRHTGDFSLFRIYADKNNHPAAYSKENVSYVPKHFLPISMDGVQENDFNMVMGFPGRTTEYLPAVAIEQIVNELNPAKIEVRDKALKIEDGFMRKDLAIKIQYASKYAGIANYWKKWIGETQGLKKSGAVQVRKDEEKRFREEVIRKGKTAEYGNLLTDFETNYKEIAPYALARDYFNEVVLRNTELLSVGYKLYQLEQLQKTKGEQAFTDRKNALANGLGDFYKDYNKNVDEKIFSELISIYARKVPTPFLPSALSGIDTEKLTADIYNTSALTNYDAIKKLLSGDTQTVITNMNADKGYQLVKNMAETYMNKVAPKYDEINLRITALQRTYIKALLELKTRPRMFPDANSTLRVTYGKVKGYKAKDATVYESKTYLDGVMEKYIPGDYEFDVSPKLIELYNKKDYGPYGEAGKMPVCFIGTSHTTGGNSGSPAIDARGNLIGLNFDRVWEGTMSDIYYDPAICRNVMTDIRYVLFIIDKFAGAQNIIDELKLVHPKKKR, via the coding sequence ATGAGATTCCTTAAACTGATCCTATTGTTTGTCGTAATCCAGGCCAAAGCCCAGCAGGGTGGTATGTGGATCCCATCATTGCTCGAAGGCATGAACGAAAAAGAGATGAAAAACCTCGGCATGAAAATGTCGGCGGCCGACATTTATGACGTCAACCATTCCAGCCTCAAGGATGCCGTACCGCAGTTTGATGGCGGCTGCACTTCAGAGGTTATTTCGCCCAAAGGCCTGCTGCTTACGAACCACCATTGCGGCTTTGATGCGATACAGTCGCATTCCTCTGTCGAACACGATTACCTGACGGACGGGTTCTGGGCTTATAAAATGGAAGACGAACTCCCGAATGAAGGGATGGTTGTGATGTTTATCGTCAGGATTGAAGACGTTACTAAACAAATCCTGACCGGCACCGAGAACCTCTCAGAGACTGAAAAACAGAAGAAGATCCAGGAAAATATGACGTCGCTTTCCAACAGTTTCCCAAAAGAAAGCTGGCAGGAAAATAAGATCCGGACATTTTATGAGGGCAATCAGTATCTGCTTTTCGTTACCGAAACTTTCAAGGACATCAGGCTCGTCGGCGCGCCGCCTTCCTCAATCGGGAAATTTGGATCGGATACCGACAACTGGGTTTGGCCGAGACATACGGGCGATTTTTCGCTGTTCCGGATTTATGCCGACAAAAACAACCATCCGGCAGCCTATTCTAAAGAAAATGTATCTTACGTGCCCAAGCATTTCCTGCCAATCTCCATGGATGGCGTACAGGAAAACGATTTCAACATGGTTATGGGGTTCCCCGGCCGCACTACAGAATACCTGCCTGCAGTGGCTATTGAGCAGATTGTAAATGAGCTCAACCCGGCGAAAATTGAAGTGCGTGACAAAGCGCTGAAGATTGAAGACGGGTTTATGCGCAAAGACCTTGCAATCAAGATCCAGTATGCTTCAAAATACGCCGGCATTGCCAATTACTGGAAAAAATGGATCGGCGAAACGCAGGGCCTTAAAAAGTCAGGTGCGGTACAGGTGCGCAAAGATGAGGAAAAACGTTTCCGGGAGGAAGTCATCAGAAAAGGAAAAACGGCTGAATACGGCAACCTGCTTACAGACTTCGAAACGAATTATAAGGAAATTGCGCCGTATGCGCTGGCGCGGGACTATTTTAACGAAGTGGTATTGCGAAACACCGAATTGCTCAGCGTCGGCTACAAATTGTACCAGTTGGAGCAACTTCAGAAAACCAAGGGGGAGCAGGCATTTACCGATCGGAAAAATGCCCTTGCCAACGGATTGGGCGATTTCTACAAAGACTACAACAAGAATGTAGACGAAAAGATTTTCTCCGAATTGATCTCGATTTACGCTCGAAAAGTCCCCACTCCGTTCCTGCCGTCGGCGTTGTCAGGCATCGATACTGAAAAACTCACCGCCGACATTTACAACACATCGGCCCTGACAAACTACGATGCCATTAAGAAACTGCTGTCCGGAGACACCCAAACGGTCATCACTAACATGAATGCCGACAAAGGCTACCAGTTGGTCAAAAATATGGCTGAAACCTATATGAATAAGGTCGCACCAAAATACGACGAAATCAATCTCAGGATCACCGCCCTGCAGCGTACCTACATCAAGGCATTGCTCGAATTGAAAACGAGGCCACGGATGTTTCCTGACGCAAACAGCACACTACGCGTTACCTACGGAAAGGTAAAAGGATATAAGGCCAAAGATGCGACGGTTTACGAATCAAAAACATACCTTGACGGTGTAATGGAAAAATACATTCCCGGCGATTATGAATTTGACGTGTCGCCCAAACTGATCGAACTCTATAATAAGAAGGATTACGGTCCGTACGGGGAAGCGGGGAAAATGCCGGTTTGCTTCATAGGGACCAGCCATACGACGGGTGGAAATTCGGGCAGTCCGGCGATCGACGCACGCGGGAACCTGATTGGGTTGAATTTTGACCGCGTCTGGGAAGGCACGATGAGTGACATCTATTATGACCCCGCCATCTGTAGGAATGTGATGACAGATATCCGGTATGTACTGTTTATAATTGACAAATTTGCGGGCGCCCAAAACATCATTGACGAACTCAAACTCGTCCACCCTAAGAAAAAAAGATAA
- a CDS encoding DUF1508 domain-containing protein, with protein sequence MGAFVISKRFNGEYKFAFTSRKGKTIFSSPGYELRFECEEAIEKLKANLNSAVYTRHKAAAGKYFFKLTVGETLTVTSRKYSTELRLQKGIDEINQSAATAEILDFSQSDIIFG encoded by the coding sequence ATGGGTGCATTTGTGATCAGCAAACGATTTAATGGCGAATATAAATTTGCGTTTACCTCGCGAAAAGGCAAGACCATTTTCAGCAGTCCGGGCTACGAACTGCGTTTTGAGTGTGAGGAGGCGATTGAAAAGCTCAAGGCGAACCTAAACAGCGCAGTTTATACGAGGCATAAAGCAGCCGCAGGAAAATACTTTTTTAAACTCACCGTCGGCGAGACCCTGACGGTAACGAGCAGGAAATATTCTACAGAGTTGCGGTTGCAGAAGGGCATCGACGAAATCAATCAAAGCGCGGCGACGGCGGAAATACTGGATTTTTCTCAAAGCGACATCATTTTCGGTTAA